In Parafrankia discariae, the genomic stretch ACTTCCGGCCTCCGGGTCGCCCGTCGGCGGCTCCTTCATGCGCGCGAGATGGAACGTTCCCACGATTCAGGCAAAGCAACTCTGAAAAGGCTCAGCTATCCCGACATTCGGCCACGGGGATATGTCGCTACAGACGGCCGGCTTTCAACGGGGATTCGTCTGGAGACGACCCCAGATGGACAAGTTTATCGAATCGCTCCTTCTCGGGTACCCGATTCCCGGAATCATCCTCGTGCTGCAACCAGATAAGCGGTATCTCGTTCTTGATGGCCAGCAGCGACTTCGCACTCTCCAAGCGTTCTACAAGGGTGTTCATCAAGATCAGGAATTCTCCCTAAAGAACACCGCAGAGCAATTCCAGGGTCTTACTTATGCAACCCTCTCCGCAGAACAGCGGCGTCAACTTGATAACACATTCATTCAAGCCACCATCGTCAAGGCCGAGAGCACGCGAGAATCTCTTGAGGCCGTATACCAGGTCTTCGAGCGGATGAATTCAGGCGGTACGCAGCTAACTCCCCATGAGATCAGAATTGCATTGTATCCGGGACCTTTTGTCGATTGGTTGGCAAATCTCAATACCTTGCAAGACTGGCGACACCTCTATGGACTAGAGTCCCCGCGACTTCGCGACCAGGAATTGATACTGCGGATCGTCGCCCTATTTCTCAATGCCGAACACTACGAAAGACCCCTGAAGCAGTTTTTGAACAACTTCATCGGTGAACATCGGGACCTTCAAGACATAGACCATGAGCGCGTCGTCAAACTCTTCTCTCGAAGTGTCCAGCTCATTTATGCCGCCGTAGGTAGGTCGGCGTTGAGATTCCAGAGCAATCAGGTCAACATGGCGTTGACTGAAGCTCTCTTCGTGGGACTAATGCGACGCCTCGATAGCGGACGTGCCGTCGACGAAGCGACAGTTGCATCGTCCTACCAACGACTCCTAGCCGATGAGAGGCTCACGGCCGCAATTTCAGGATCAACTTCCACCGAGGAAAATCTCAAGGCTAGGCTCGAAGTTGCTACGGCGATCTTCTCTCGGCCACAGCGGAACAGCTAGTGGCCCATAAACAATGGCCACCGCGCAACCTCACTACGATAAAGGAAAATCTAGACCGCCTGGCAGATTCGGTCACAAACCGTCCAGAGGAACGCCCGGACGATGATCATATCTGGCTCACGCGCTTTCTGGTTGTGCGTACATGCGGCTACCTCGAACAAGCAACCTTCGAAACAACGCGGACTTACGTGACCGAGAAATCGGGCGGACCCGTTCAAACATTTGCTATATCCTGGCTCACAAAATCGAGAAATCCCACGCCCGACAATCTCATCGACCTTGTCTCGCGTTTCGGCCCTCAGCTCGAAGAGAACTTTCGGACGTTCCTAGAGGATGAGGACCAGCGGCTACACCGTGAGATATCCTTTCTGGTAGACAGAAGAAACAAGATTGCACATGGAATGAATGAAGGAATCAACACGCGAAAGGCCCTGGATCTCAAGGGTGACGCCGAATTAGTGGCAGATTGGTTTATTACCTATCTAAATCCAGATCGCACAACGTAGTATGGCAGGCTCGGCAAATCAGGGCACGAATGGTGTAGTCCATTTGGTGGCGATCGGGTGCTGCCGCGCCTGCGCACGGTCGGCTTGTATCGAAAGATCCGCCCCCAGCAGCCGCCAAGGTCCGAGTTCGACCGAAAGGCGCCGAGACGGGTCGCCCGGTCCACGGCAGCCAGCTTGGCAGCCAAGGCACCGGACAGCGGTAGACAAGCGCGGACGTCGGCGGAATCCGGACGACGCACCACCAGGACCGGCGGACGTCCGTGGACGAGTACAGACGAGTATCCGGCAATCTCTTAATCCGCGGGTTCGGGGTTCAAGTCCCTGGCGGCGCACCCGTAAGCCCTTGTCAGGGCATCTTTCGCAAGATCGATGATCTCGATTTATTCGAGATCATCCCGCATTTATCCCGCACTTTGCGAACAGCCGTGAGCGTATTTTTCGCGCTTCATCACGGCTGTTCGTTGCTTTTCGTCCTCGGATCGGGCGATCAATTGATCCCGAAATTGTGATGTGCGTCACCATGCCTGATGGATGCTCTTCGCTGACGTCTCCGGGTAGCCGTACACCCCGTCCGAAGTCACGGAAAGTTGCCTTCGAGGCAGTGTTGACCGCCGGCGGGTGTCGCTAGGACCAGCGCCCCATCCGCTGGTCCTAGCAACAGCTCTAATGGCCGAATGTGGTCCTGACCTGTGGAGTAGCTACTAGCGACCGAGGCGACCGAGGGTTGGAAACCGCCGGGATCGG encodes the following:
- a CDS encoding HEPN domain-containing protein — its product is MAHKQWPPRNLTTIKENLDRLADSVTNRPEERPDDDHIWLTRFLVVRTCGYLEQATFETTRTYVTEKSGGPVQTFAISWLTKSRNPTPDNLIDLVSRFGPQLEENFRTFLEDEDQRLHREISFLVDRRNKIAHGMNEGINTRKALDLKGDAELVADWFITYLNPDRTT
- a CDS encoding DUF262 domain-containing protein; protein product: MSLQTAGFQRGFVWRRPQMDKFIESLLLGYPIPGIILVLQPDKRYLVLDGQQRLRTLQAFYKGVHQDQEFSLKNTAEQFQGLTYATLSAEQRRQLDNTFIQATIVKAESTRESLEAVYQVFERMNSGGTQLTPHEIRIALYPGPFVDWLANLNTLQDWRHLYGLESPRLRDQELILRIVALFLNAEHYERPLKQFLNNFIGEHRDLQDIDHERVVKLFSRSVQLIYAAVGRSALRFQSNQVNMALTEALFVGLMRRLDSGRAVDEATVASSYQRLLADERLTAAISGSTSTEENLKARLEVATAIFSRPQRNS